The following is a genomic window from Paenibacillus thiaminolyticus.
TCTTTGTCCACGCCGATATGCGAGACGATAATGACATGATCGGCCTCCTTCTTCATCTCCGGCACCAGTTCCTTGGCGATATCTACCGGATCCTTGAACGTCAGCCCCTTCACATTGTTCGGATGCGTCACGATCGGCGTCTCTTCCGCGACGAAGCCGATGAAGGCGAACGTCTCGCCGCCCACCTCGGTCTGGAACGTCGGCACGAGCAAGTTGCTGCCGTCCGCCTTGAAGACGTTGGCGCTAATCATCGGATACTTCAGCTGGTCGCGAAGCTTCAGCAGCTGCTCGTAGCCGAAATCAAATTCGTGGTTCCCGGCTGCCATCGCCGTGTAGCCGAGCGAATTGAGAATCGGAAGAATCGATTCTCCCTTGAATTGGTTCGTATAGATCGTGCCCTGGAACGTATCTCCCGCATCCATCAACAGGAAATTGTTGTTCTCCTTCTCCCATTCCTTGACGAGCGTCGCGATTTTGGCGTAACCGAATTCCTTGCCCTTCTGATCCTCCTGAATGTGGCCATGGACATCATTCGTATGGGCAATCGTAATATGCTCCGTCAGCGCGGCTCCCAACGCTTCCGTGAATTGGTCGCGGGTCACGGAGGCGCCGGCAGGCAGCTCAAGCTCAACGCCCAGCTTCTTCGCAATCCCGGCAAGGCGTTCGGCGGAAGGCGCCAGTCTGTCATTTGCGCTCTCCTCCTCCGTAATCGCGCCCTGTCCAGCCGCCCAGTCAAGATAGCCCTGCGCCCAATAGCCGCTCTGCTCCGGAATCGAAGCTCCGGTTCCTCTCGCAATCAGCGCGACGGCTTCCCCCAATGACACGGGACGCTCAAGCCGCAGATCCCCATGCTCATAGCCTGCAATAATATGCTTCTGCTGCATCCATTCATTGTGCTCCACCGGTTGGAGCGGGGCGGCAAAGGCCGATGCCGAGAACAGCATCCCCAATGCGCCGGTCATGAGGAATGAAGCCGCTTTCATTTGGAGTCTCAAATAATTCACTCTCCCTTTCATCTTGTTGATAGAATACCGACCATCATTGAACAAATGTAAATATACAAAATACTTTTTATCAACTCATAGTATACATAGTTTATTTTTCTGCGGTCAAGACAAAGTTTCATGCCGAGATAGTATGGAAAACATAGGATTTTCATCGATTCTTGCTTTCTGCGAAATGAACATTTGTAAAACCGATCGTTTCATATCGAAATGAAAGCGAATTTGAGCCAGCCTTCCGCTGGGCCATCCCTTCTCCATACCGAGTTCATACTCCGTTCATAATCCTTCCTTAAGCTGAAGCTGAAGCTGCAGTATACATCGAATTTAATAGGAGGAATGCCGATATGAGCAACATAATATCCCGCGAACAGTATGATCGCGCCGCGAAGCTGTTGAGTAGCGAATGGCAGCAGCATGTGTTCAACGGCCGCGTCGTGCCGAACTGGCTGGACGGCGGGAACCGGT
Proteins encoded in this region:
- a CDS encoding bifunctional metallophosphatase/5'-nucleotidase, whose product is MKAASFLMTGALGMLFSASAFAAPLQPVEHNEWMQQKHIIAGYEHGDLRLERPVSLGEAVALIARGTGASIPEQSGYWAQGYLDWAAGQGAITEEESANDRLAPSAERLAGIAKKLGVELELPAGASVTRDQFTEALGAALTEHITIAHTNDVHGHIQEDQKGKEFGYAKIATLVKEWEKENNNFLLMDAGDTFQGTIYTNQFKGESILPILNSLGYTAMAAGNHEFDFGYEQLLKLRDQLKYPMISANVFKADGSNLLVPTFQTEVGGETFAFIGFVAEETPIVTHPNNVKGLTFKDPVDIAKELVPEMKKEADHVIIVSHIGVDKDREIAKNVSGIDLIIGGHSHTPLHTPEVVNGTYIVQDWEYGKSLGRVDLFYYNKELVGFSGGLVEYDENVKADPEIEKLVQEVVVKVEESMKAVVGKTEVDLDGERTQVRAQETNLGNFIADAIIAKTKTITGYEADVALVNGGGIRASKQAGDMTKKDLYSILPFPNTLTIVEATGADLKAALEVSVRGAENTDDLPGSFLQVGGMSFVYDVKKPAGERVTEVKVGGQPLDPEKTYKVATNDFITSGGDGYSMLKKDQVLDTGYTFYDIVEEYLVNNKVIHPKVENRIVRVN